AGGAGTGGATATATATGGTAAAAACAACATTACAAGTATCTGGTATGACATGTGGTCATTGTGAAAAGGCAGTAAAGGGAGCATTATCAGAAGTTAAAGGTGTAGATAACGTGACGGTATTTCTTCAAGACGGTAAAGTTGACGTTGAATATGATGATGCTCAAGTGAAAGTAGCAGCATTGAAAGAAGCAGTTGAGGATCAAGGATACGACGTAGAATAAAGCAATTTTATCTTTTGTAATATTTGATGAATGCATGTTGTTGTATTAATATATACAATTATGAAAGGAGGGTATCATGTTCATTATATGAGCATTTTATCCTCCTTCTTTACTTATAATTACTCAGCATCTGCACAAAATCTCCTTATTTTCTATTTATAATAAGAAAAGGCTTTTCGCGTACTATTGGTTGTTTAATTATGAAGGCTGTTTTTTTCATTAATTGTTGCTTTTAATTATAAGAGAGCTAAACACGTTGGGCATATTTTTATTCTAAAGACTTTGAATGTCATATAAACACATTAGTTACTCTAATGTAAGTGAAAAAAGACAAAGTTAACGAAAAGACCATTTATAAAATGGAGACATACCTTCATCAATTCCCTAGCTATTTTTGTAACGATGGCTGTGAAGTTTCCGATAGGGACCAAGAGAAAATATTGTATTTATAGGAGTGACAATTTATATGAAAAGGACACTACAAACAATAGCACTGTTGACACTTACTACATTATTATTTGGGTGTGGACAGAATGAGAATGAAGCACTACCTGACGACTCAGCGCAAAATAATACTGAAATTGCAACAGATAATGATGTGACTGAAGAGAACGAGAAAGAGAAGCAAACTGACAAAGCTGAAACATCAAATAACAAAATAACAGATAACGATTTTTACGAGCCGTTTAACGGAACATTAGAGCATGTTCACGGATTAGGATATGCTGGGAATCAAAATGCGATCTATTTTGCAGCTCATGATGGGTTGAAAGTGTACGTAGATGGCCAATGGTATAAAACAGTAGCTGAAAATCATGATTATATGGGTTTTAACGCAGCAGATGTAGGTTTTTTCGCTAGTGGACATCCAGCTGCAAATTCAAATCTTGTTAATCCTTTTGGGATTAAGCGTAGTTTAGATAATGGTCAAACATTAGAAACATTAGCTTTAGAAGGAGTTGTTGATTTTCATGTGATGGGTGTAGGCTACGAAAGTCAGACAATTTTTGTTGCTAACCCAAAAGCGAATGATTTATTAGAAGAAGCTGGTGAGTTATATGTAAGCGATGACCTAGCGGAAAATTGGGAGAAGATAGATGCAGAAGGCTTAAGTAAAGATATTATAAATATTGCTGTCCATCCAACCGATTCAAATAAAGTGGCTGTAGCAGCTAAAGAAGGAATCTACCTCTCAACTAATAAGGGTCAGTCATTTGAATTAATTTCAGATAATATGCAAGGTACGTCCATCTACATGTCAAATAAAGCGTTATGGTATGGCGGATATAATGGCGAGCCTCATCTTATTAAGAAATCCTTCGATAGTGAAACGGAGGAAATCATTACGTTGCCTTCCATGGATGAGGATGCAGTCATGTATTTTACTACCAACCCTCAAAATGACAACGAGCTAGCCTTTATAACTTACAACGGGAATGTATTTTATTCCAACAATGGAGCAGAAAATTGGGAGATGTTAGTAAATGAAGGGAAGATTCAACAGTAAATTTTTCGGATGAATTGTAACTTTACCTTACGTTGCCATATACAGCTTGTCATCTTTTCTTTTGTAACTCGATGACAACTGTATATATTTGATTATTGTGGTTCTAGTTTGGTAACAATAGCAACAAAGTTTTGACAAGAGCCAAAATAAAACAGACTGTTATAAGTTCTATAGTTGATTTTGTGACGATGCTGAACATTTTACAACGAAAGCAAATAAGGGTATCCTATGTTGCGAATGAACTTAAAAATAACAGTCTGTTTCTATTTCCTGTAAAAGGAGCTGGTTTCATCAATAAATTAGCTATAAAATTAGGAGCTCTTTTTTTTATTTTTATATTACTTATAGAGTCTATGATTTTTTTCTTACTATATTTCGGTATAGTGAATGAGCGTATTCAGAGTGAGACAGATGATTTATTTCGCAGAGGTATAAGTCATAGAGATGTGTTAGAAAAAAATTTTGATGAGTTAACAATTAAACATGTTGCTTTAATGGAATCGGAGGCTGTTAGTGCAGTAGTCATTACAAATGCTCAGTTTCAGATTTTAGAGCAGTCTGACACAATTAACTCTAAACTAGAAGAGTTAATAAAAAAAAGTAAAGAAAAAATAGTACCTGACAATGGTGAGTTACTAGAAAAAAAGTGGAAAACAGAAGAGTATTTAGCAACGATTCATCCGGTAATATTTGACGGACAACGTCAAGGGTATGTATTTATGTTTTCACCTACACAGCCTATAAGAAGTATGATTAACGGTTTAACATATCAATTTCTCTTCATTGGTTTGTTGTCATTATTATTATCTATTGCTACAATCTT
This Bacillus sp. SM2101 DNA region includes the following protein-coding sequences:
- a CDS encoding F510_1955 family glycosylhydrolase — translated: MKRTLQTIALLTLTTLLFGCGQNENEALPDDSAQNNTEIATDNDVTEENEKEKQTDKAETSNNKITDNDFYEPFNGTLEHVHGLGYAGNQNAIYFAAHDGLKVYVDGQWYKTVAENHDYMGFNAADVGFFASGHPAANSNLVNPFGIKRSLDNGQTLETLALEGVVDFHVMGVGYESQTIFVANPKANDLLEEAGELYVSDDLAENWEKIDAEGLSKDIINIAVHPTDSNKVAVAAKEGIYLSTNKGQSFELISDNMQGTSIYMSNKALWYGGYNGEPHLIKKSFDSETEEIITLPSMDEDAVMYFTTNPQNDNELAFITYNGNVFYSNNGAENWEMLVNEGKIQQ
- the copZ gene encoding copper chaperone CopZ, which gives rise to MVKTTLQVSGMTCGHCEKAVKGALSEVKGVDNVTVFLQDGKVDVEYDDAQVKVAALKEAVEDQGYDVE